One genomic region from Knoellia sp. p5-6-4 encodes:
- a CDS encoding MFS transporter, translating into MSPSHAPLSAPAARRVFLLLNATRWFPVGLVIGVLTLVALQRGMSIAQVGVILSAQGFVVLALELPTGGFADALGRRPVMLASAVVSLVSLGLFLAADSFWVFVLAWALQGVFRALDSGPLEAWYVDTAHADDPTVPVERALSAAGMMIGLAIAVGALISGGLIVWHPITSITAIELPVYVALGLGVVHLLAIALFMREPRTHVDATGFRRAISSARQAPRTIASGLRLLGTSRVLLALVLVEVFWAIGMIAFETFNPIRLSELVGGEDRAGALMGPVSSAAWGLFAAGSAAAGLVSRRLGVGWTALAARVLQGVFIVVMGLVGGPAGLITAFLITYTLHGFAGPVHNTLLHREAAPTNRTTVLSMNSMVAGGAYSLGLLVLGPLAEHTSTAHAIVACGAFSIIGAVLYLPAIRHERASEPAAEPEAVVA; encoded by the coding sequence ATGAGCCCGAGCCACGCTCCCCTGTCGGCACCCGCCGCACGCCGGGTCTTCCTCCTGCTCAACGCGACGCGCTGGTTCCCCGTCGGCCTGGTCATCGGCGTGCTGACGCTGGTGGCACTGCAGCGCGGCATGAGCATCGCCCAGGTGGGCGTCATCCTGTCCGCGCAGGGATTCGTGGTCCTGGCCCTCGAACTGCCGACCGGTGGCTTCGCCGACGCGCTGGGGCGCCGGCCGGTGATGCTGGCCTCCGCCGTGGTCAGCCTGGTGTCGCTGGGGCTGTTCCTCGCGGCCGACAGCTTCTGGGTGTTCGTCCTCGCCTGGGCCCTGCAGGGCGTCTTCCGCGCCCTGGACTCCGGCCCACTGGAAGCCTGGTACGTCGACACCGCCCACGCCGACGACCCCACCGTGCCCGTGGAGCGGGCGCTCTCCGCGGCCGGCATGATGATCGGGCTCGCCATCGCCGTGGGCGCCCTGATCTCCGGCGGGCTCATCGTCTGGCACCCCATCACGTCCATCACGGCCATCGAGCTGCCGGTCTACGTCGCCCTGGGGCTCGGCGTGGTGCACCTGCTGGCCATCGCGCTGTTCATGCGCGAGCCCCGCACCCACGTCGACGCCACCGGCTTCCGCCGCGCCATCAGCTCGGCGAGGCAGGCCCCGCGCACCATCGCCAGCGGCCTACGGCTGCTGGGCACCTCGCGAGTCCTGCTCGCCCTCGTGCTGGTCGAGGTCTTCTGGGCCATCGGGATGATCGCCTTCGAGACCTTCAACCCCATCCGCCTCTCCGAGCTCGTCGGCGGCGAGGACCGCGCCGGCGCCCTGATGGGGCCCGTCTCCTCGGCGGCCTGGGGCCTCTTCGCGGCAGGCTCCGCGGCAGCCGGGCTGGTGAGCCGGCGGCTCGGTGTGGGCTGGACCGCCCTCGCCGCCAGGGTCCTGCAGGGGGTCTTCATCGTCGTCATGGGCCTGGTGGGTGGGCCTGCCGGACTCATCACGGCGTTCCTCATCACCTACACGCTCCACGGCTTCGCTGGGCCGGTGCACAACACGCTGCTGCACCGGGAGGCCGCGCCGACGAACCGCACCACCGTGCTGTCGATGAACTCCATGGTCGCCGGCGGGGCCTACAGCCTCGGGCTGCTGGTCCTCGGCCCGCTGGCCGAGCACACCTCGACGGCCCACGCGATCGTCGCGTGCGGTGCGTTCAGCATCATCGGCGCGGTGCTCTACCTCCCGGCCATCCGGCACGAGCGGGCGAGCGAGCCCGCCGCCGAGCCTGAGGCGGTCGTGGCCTAG
- a CDS encoding cupin domain-containing protein, whose translation MSYPPPIYPGDAGEASAWLRPAWEAPDLQSRSTEVHYLATGATTGGLFGLYRYEMSAARSGPDPHFHKTMAESFYILRGTLRLHDGTGWRDLEVGDFAHVPPGGIHGFRNESGEPVSMLLHFAPGAPRESYFEAVAEVARGERTLSPEEWAELYRRHDQYMV comes from the coding sequence ATGAGCTACCCACCGCCGATCTACCCCGGGGACGCCGGCGAGGCCAGCGCCTGGCTGCGGCCGGCGTGGGAGGCGCCCGACCTGCAGAGCCGCAGCACGGAGGTGCACTACCTCGCGACCGGCGCGACGACCGGCGGTCTCTTCGGCCTCTACCGCTACGAGATGTCCGCGGCTCGCAGCGGCCCCGACCCGCACTTCCACAAGACGATGGCCGAGTCCTTCTACATCCTGCGCGGGACGCTCCGCCTCCACGACGGCACGGGCTGGCGCGACCTCGAGGTGGGCGACTTCGCGCACGTGCCGCCCGGCGGCATCCACGGCTTCCGCAACGAGTCGGGCGAGCCTGTCTCGATGCTCCTGCACTTCGCGCCCGGGGCGCCGCGCGAGTCCTACTTCGAGGCGGTGGCCGAGGTGGCCCGCGGCGAGCGCACCCTCAGCCCCGAGGAGTGGGCCGAGCTCTACCGCCGACACGACCAGTACATGGTGTGA